TGACTCATGATAAACACACCTCAATTAATAAGAATCATTATTCTCTTTCCCTCTTTATTATTGTagtttgattaattgatttgcattattatctaattatttttataatttctgcataatcaaaaaatcaattagacttgaattaattattttacttggGATCTCAATCTTATAAGTATTTGGTTaacctaaaaaataaatttaaggtTAAATAACATCCCTAGGAGTTTGTTTTGTTGCCAAATTCACAGTAATAAATACCAACTAAAAATTATCtttacaatttaaaaatataaattactttttagttgcacattataataaaaatgtggTGTAATGGAgcgaattatttttttcttaatcagAATTCTTAGTTTCGAGTTCTGGTATAAGAAAAATCTTGGTGGGGTTCGTTTCCCTCGAATATACCCTTCACAATAAGAATCTAATTAATCCAGCTTTAATACGAGTATCagatattaaatgaaaaaatgagttaaataaAAGTGAATGCAAAAgctttcatttatttattctcTCTATTGCACCAGATGATTTATGGTTACAcatacaattatatattatttattgcaaaattaatttttgtcgTACAATTCTAGTATGATTAGATGGTAGAGGGTAGAGTAAATGACCTTTACATATTTTAGGTGGAAAAGCATATTTAATCTgaattgaaaaacatttatttgatcatagattttcaaaataaaatttttagatttttatatttgaattacaaaaatgtgatttttgaaatttgaatcaataattttttttaaaaaaaatcagaagTGGGCCATTTTGATTAAAAGTGGGTCAATTTGTATTTGGATATGCTTCtcacttagaaaaaattatgaagTTCAGTGAGAGAAAGTCTCAAAAATTAGTCTGAGCCTAAatttttgaacttgaaaatatttgtagattaaattttaaaagtctaCAAAAATTGAGCGATAATATATTGTCAAATTATGTCACGCTCCAACTCATCGGGTTATGCGAACAATCCCTCTAATACCTAGATAAACATTAAAACCATGGAAGTAAGCAAAATTCAATTTATCACCTTGTTTTAAACACAAAATGATTCTTAATTcttataacaataaaatatctCTGAAAATATACAGAATCCTTCTTAGCACTAGTCTAAACAGGTATGAGAGTTTCTAATAGAATGCAATATCTGAAAACAATAAGACACAAACTCAACTCTAGAGAGACGTAAAAATTGTTGGAGACCGTCATTTTCTACCCTTAAGAAATCTTACTAATACTGCAATCAGTTTATGCAAAGTGTCTTAATAAGTGtagtatagaaaaaaaaacacgtAATGATAAGCATCATTGATCGACACAAATTCACCATATAATATCACGTAAATAATCAAAGAAAATGTGAAACTTGAAAATATAACCACCCTTACTATTACGTAATATTACCTTTGAATTCATATATTCTAACTCAAGTCAACAATAATTACTCTATAAATTTTTCAATTAGTTTGTACTATCCAAGAATCCCTAAAATATCACTACCATGTTTTTCACATAAGCCTCTTCAGACATTTAAACACACAATTTTGAGCATTCATGGATCAACATGTAACAACTATATTATGAAGTGTAAAATTATGCTCACTCGTAGAACGAACACGTGAACAATCAAACATGTACCACTTGTGGCATCCAATTTAATCAATATTGAACCTATTATAGATGTGATATCTTAATTAATCGATATATAAATATGTCACATCAGACATGGTATTCGTGTCAATTGATAATATGTACCGCGCGTAATATCTGAGTCAATCAAAAGATATCACGTGGCAGTCGAGCCAATCAATAATATGTACTAGGTGTCGCACCTGACTCAATCGAGAGATATTTTGTGCTAGATATGGTATACGAACCAAATAATAATACGTACCAGTTGTGGTACCCGAGTCAACCGAGTATCACACGTCACATAATCACAATGAGTACGATCACATTTTTAAAACACCATCAAACAGGACAATTTTATCATATGAGATCGCAACAAGATATCGTTTCAGTTTAATCCTTCTCATCTCCCTAATAACCACGTATTGTATAAGTAATACCAATGAAACtgtaaactaaaaataaaatcgaCCATCGTCTACCCGAAACAAGTCTTCTTATACAATTTTCATTTCATAGTCTAGTTACCCATAGATTACCAGCCCTAGAATAATACCTAACAATTATCATAAGGTCAAAATGATACAATCTTAGTCTTCACAAGAACCCTTCAAACACTTAAACACAAAATTCTTGCCATGGATCAACATGTAACAATTACATTATGAAGAGTAAAATCCGATTCACTCATAGATTGAACACACAGATGAACAATCaacatataacaaacataatgttatattacatatatcatGAGTTGTATTTGAGTCAATTGATAAATATCTTGTAATTGACGTGGTACCTACATCAATCGATAATATGTATCATGTGTGATATTTGAGCCAATCGATAATATGTATCAAATATTGTACCTGAGATAACCTAGAGATATCTTGTTATAAGCACGGTATTCGAGCCAACCGATAATATGTACCAGGCATGGTACCCAATCCAATCAAGAATCACACATCACATTATCACAATCATAATGAATACAATCACATTTGTAGAACACTACAAATATGACAAGTTCACTATATGATATTGACAATACGAtaacatttcaatttcattcttttcatttcTCTAACATGCTATCGAAATAATTAAAATGCACATATAACGTAAATGAGAAACAAATTCAACCATCACCTACTTGAGGTGACTCTTCctatataattctttttcaactgaacaaaagagtaaaataataaaacttgtGTTTTCTAGGTTTCTCTCGCCAGCCCGCTACAATGGCCATGGAACTACTACAACAGAGGTGCCATAACGAAAAAATGTTCGATATGATGAATGATGTAATGTCggatcaaattcaaattttaaagttttcgTCATATCATCTCAAATTTAATTTGACAgtacatttcaaaaaatttcaagattatATACAAGTTGTCTTTTGATTAATGACGAAATATGTAGTTACAAACACCAAGTACATGGCTCCAACTTGATTGAAAGTTGCTCAAAGACGAAAAATGCACATGTCACTCAATTCTATCAGAgagatttttaaaagataaagtacttaaatattgatatataatcACTAACCAAGCGATTCGAATTTGATTGAAAAGTTCCTCAAAAAGTAACATGCATGCTTGGTTCAAATCTAATCAAATTTAAtgatcaaataaattttaaattaaaatctttaaaatttgaacaaaTTTATGATCAAACTTTGAAGTCTAATTCATAGACCTATAGTTACCTATCAAATAACTCATACTTGATTAAATAGTTGCTCAAAGAAGGAAAATACACATACCAtacaaatttaatcaaatataattgtcatatttaaaatctattttcttttttaaaaaaactgatcaaatataatgatttgaatgttttttagaaaataagttaAGATTTCATAACCAATAATCACTAAGTAAATGACTCAAATCTAATTGAAGAGTTGCTCAAAcgattaatttaaaatcaaataattaaatataacgGTCATACTTAAaagcttttttcttttttttaaaaaaaaaactaaaaaaactgATCAAATATAATGATCAAAtgtattttagaaaataagttaaaatcGGTTTCATAACCAATAATCACTAAGTAAATGACTCAAATTAATCGAAGAGTTGCTCAAAcgattaatttaaaatcaaatatattataaaaaattaatcaaatataatgGTCATATTAAAagcttttttcttttaaaaaacaaaaagattaaTCAAATATAATGATCGAACgtattttagaaaataagttaAAGAAACACTAAATAAATGACTCAAATTTAATtgaacaaataatttaaatttgatcaaataaattttaagaaagtaaatctttaaaaatataatcaaattttatatcCAAAATCATTTTAAGAACAAGTCTTAAAATCACTAACCAAACTCGAATTCTATTGAAAAATtgctcaaaaaaataaattcacattATTCAAATATGATCAACTTTAAAAAGATTAGAACCAAtttgattaaatatatattaaaaaaataaaatataaatttaaccCATAAATCTATTAtcactaattaaataaaaagtttaattcccaaaaagtaaaatacaCACGCCATAAATGTGGGTGCACATGTTTGTGTCATCCCATCTTACAAAACGTGTCAAAGTGAAACTTCCCTTTTTCCTCATTCAATAAAATCcctttttattctctttttaaaataaatactcACAGAAAAGGCATGCCGACTGTTTctcatatacatatttaaaaaattaataaaattaaaaataagttaaaacttaTATGACTTAAACCTTGTTTTTTACGTGAATTTAATTACTTTTACAAATTTAtcttaaataacataaaatataaaaatcataaattaaaattgtaagTCACGAGTGTCATGCTTATAAGTCACGAGTTATAAGCCTGTCGAAATAGATTCTTAATGCAAGCCCAACCATGGTTATCTATTTAACCCTTTAAAAACCTAAAACCATAGTTTATACAAAACATGCAGTTTGGATTTAGAAGAGACATACCCTTAATGCCCTCTTCTCCAATCTCCTATCTTCCCTCTTTTCTTTgcaaagatgaaaagaaaaaatgatgtttgagcaaaaatttgaattttttagttTGAGGATTTCAAATTCCTCACAAGGGTGATAAGAGTTTTTGCTTGCTCTACTGCTTCTTGAACTGCAAAAACTGGtttgtttctctttttatgTTCATTTTCATATCAAagtttatatgatattttgtcTTTATGTAGTTAATGGTTACTTGGGGTTTCAAGATTTTGAGATCTGAATGTGGGGTTGTTGAATTTTGGGTATTTAAAGAagaaagattgaatctttttgAGGTTGAGGGGTGAGATAGATTTTGTTTTGGATTTGATTGAAAAGgatttgtgtgtgtgttttttttttttgaaatattttgtggGGTTTATATCAAATTGGAGGAGAGTTGAAGTTTTTAGCATCTGGGGTTTTGTTAATATTTGTTAGAAATGACTATGTTGTGGAGTGATGAGGATAAGACTATGGTGGCAGCGGTATTAGGAACAAAAGCTTTTGATTACTTGATGTCTAGTTTAGTTTCTGCTGAATGTTCTTTAATGGCAATGGGGAGTGATGAGAATTTGCAGAATATGCTATCAGATCTTGTGGAACGTCCGAATGCAAGTAATTTTAGTTGGAATTACGCCATTTTTTGGCAGATTTCGCGGTCTAAGTTGGGGGAGTTGGTGTTAGGATGGGGAGATGGTTGTTGTAGGGAAGctagggaaggagaggaatctGAACTTACTAGGATTCTCAATATACGCCTCGCGGATGAGGCTCAACAAAGGATGAGGAAGAGGGTTCTTCAGAAGTTGCATATGTTTTTCGGTGGAACAGATGAAGATAACTATGTGTCTGGATTGGATAAAGTCACTGATACTGAAATGTTCTTTCTTGCTTCAATGTACTTTTCGTTTCCTCGAGGGCAAGGTGGTCCGGGGAAATGTTTTAGTGCTGGTAAACATGTGTGGTTATCAGATGTTATGAGGTCGTCTGTAGATTATTGTTCTAGGTCTTTTCTGATGAAGTCTGCTGGTATGCAAACAGTTGTTTTGATCCCAACTGATATAGGGGTTGTGGAATTGGGATCTGTACGAACTATACCAGAAAGCTTGGAGCTtgtaaattcaataaaatcttGCTTCTCATCGTTTTTGGCTCAAGTTAGGGCTAAGCAAGCAGCAGTTGTAGCTGAGAAAAAGAATGGAAACAATTCTGTGATTCCCAGCTCTTTTCCTTTTGATCAGTCAAAGGAAAATCCGAAGATTTTTGGGCAGAATTTAGAATCTGGTTCTACCGAGTTTAGGGAAAAACTTGTTCGCAGGAAACCGGTGGATGGGCCACTGGAAATGTACAGAAATGGAAACAGGGCTCCCATCATAAATACACAAAATGGTGTACGCCCCGTATCATGGGCTTCATTTGGTAATGTAAAGCCAGGGAACTCGGTGGAGCTCTATAGTCCTCAGGCACCACCAAACAACTTACGAGAGTTTGTCA
The window above is part of the Solanum pennellii chromosome 5, SPENNV200 genome. Proteins encoded here:
- the LOC107018734 gene encoding transcription factor bHLH13-like, translated to MTMLWSDEDKTMVAAVLGTKAFDYLMSSLVSAECSLMAMGSDENLQNMLSDLVERPNASNFSWNYAIFWQISRSKLGELVLGWGDGCCREAREGEESELTRILNIRLADEAQQRMRKRVLQKLHMFFGGTDEDNYVSGLDKVTDTEMFFLASMYFSFPRGQGGPGKCFSAGKHVWLSDVMRSSVDYCSRSFLMKSAGMQTVVLIPTDIGVVELGSVRTIPESLELVNSIKSCFSSFLAQVRAKQAAVVAEKKNGNNSVIPSSFPFDQSKENPKIFGQNLESGSTEFREKLVRRKPVDGPLEMYRNGNRAPIINTQNGVRPVSWASFGNVKPGNSVELYSPQAPPNNLREFVNGGREELLLNSLQHQKPGGMQIDFTNSRPVVSPVPTVESEHSDVEVSCKEKHAGPADERRPRKRGRKPANGREEPLNHVEAERQRREKLNQRFYALRAVVPNISKMDKASLLGDAIAHITDMQKRIRDAEYKLERRGSTSVDAADINIEAASDEVIVRARCPLGTHPVAKVVEAFKETQVSVVESKLAVGNDTVYHTFVVKSSGPEQLTKEKLMAAFSGESNSL